The proteins below come from a single Acidobacteriota bacterium genomic window:
- a CDS encoding CDP-alcohol phosphatidyltransferase family protein: MATSLTDFAEQANPRTLAEARRAGFKQATRVHGSFLATAEKRALIWIAEHMPAWVSSDQLTLLGFAAQIATGVCYALAARDRRMLLAAIVCLAVNWFGDSLDGTLARVRQQQRPRYGFYVDHVIDSIGSVAMMGGLALSGYMHPGIATGLLVAFLLLSIQSYLATYTLGEFHLSFWHFGPTELRILLAVGNLALFRWAWVVRGHYRLFDVSGAIGLVGMAAMLIVVTIKNTVRLYREERIG; this comes from the coding sequence ATGGCAACATCTCTCACCGATTTTGCGGAACAAGCCAATCCCCGGACACTCGCCGAAGCACGCCGCGCTGGATTCAAGCAGGCCACACGGGTTCATGGCAGTTTCCTGGCGACGGCCGAAAAACGCGCGCTGATATGGATCGCGGAACACATGCCGGCCTGGGTCAGTTCTGACCAACTGACACTGCTGGGATTCGCGGCGCAGATCGCAACCGGCGTCTGCTACGCCTTGGCCGCCCGGGACCGACGGATGTTGCTCGCGGCTATCGTCTGCCTCGCGGTGAACTGGTTCGGGGACAGTCTGGATGGCACGCTCGCCCGCGTTCGCCAGCAGCAGCGTCCGCGCTATGGCTTCTATGTGGATCACGTCATCGACTCGATCGGCTCGGTCGCGATGATGGGCGGGCTCGCTCTTTCGGGATACATGCATCCCGGCATCGCCACCGGATTGCTGGTTGCGTTTCTGCTGCTCTCGATCCAGTCCTACCTCGCCACCTACACGCTCGGTGAATTTCATCTTTCGTTCTGGCATTTTGGTCCGACGGAATTGCGCATCCTGCTCGCTGTCGGCAACCTCGCGCTGTTCCGGTGGGCGTGGGTGGTTCGCGGACACTATCGGCTGTTCGACGTGTCCGGCGCGATCGGCCTGGTGGGGATGGCGGCCATGTTGATCGTTGTCACGATCAAGAACACTGTCCGACTCTATCGGGAAGAGAGAATTGGATGA
- a CDS encoding glycosyltransferase, protein MKILWHSSGSLHPTTRGGQIRTLEMLRRLRTRHEIHYLALHDGSPEALARSSEYCFKAWPVPFVLAPRASARFWIQTAGALFSHLPVMVARKRSAAARQLIEQVLSVEHFDVVVCDFLTPVVNLPSTQPFVLFEHNVETVIWRRYAESASDPVRRAFFRSQAKRLLAFERAACRRATHVITVSEADAELLRELSGISHVSSIPTGVDVEYFSRSGPPVDSTSTKLVFAGSMDWMPNIDGMVWFVREVLPLIRRRFPQCTLTIAGRRPAAAIRALAAEPLVQVTGTVEDIRPYLWNADVSIVPLRIGSGTRLKVYESMAAEIAVVSTTIGAEGLAVTSLEDIRLADTPEAFAGACVELLAHPELRARQAEAGLRLVREKFSWEKVAACFEEILGGHVSVTGGSAPPRHRE, encoded by the coding sequence GTGAAGATCCTCTGGCACAGTTCAGGGTCCCTGCATCCCACCACCCGGGGCGGCCAGATACGCACGTTGGAAATGCTGCGGCGCTTGCGGACACGGCACGAGATTCACTACCTCGCCTTGCATGATGGATCGCCCGAAGCTTTGGCCCGCAGTTCTGAATATTGCTTCAAGGCGTGGCCCGTACCCTTTGTTCTCGCGCCGCGAGCTTCGGCGCGGTTCTGGATCCAAACCGCGGGTGCGCTGTTCTCGCATTTACCGGTGATGGTAGCGCGGAAGCGGTCGGCGGCGGCGCGGCAGTTGATCGAACAGGTATTGTCCGTCGAACATTTTGACGTCGTCGTTTGCGATTTTCTGACGCCGGTCGTCAATCTGCCATCCACCCAACCCTTCGTCCTGTTCGAGCACAACGTGGAGACCGTCATCTGGCGCCGCTATGCGGAGAGCGCCTCGGATCCGGTTCGGCGCGCTTTCTTTCGCAGCCAGGCAAAGCGCCTGCTTGCATTCGAGCGTGCCGCCTGCCGGCGAGCCACTCACGTGATCACCGTTTCCGAGGCGGATGCCGAACTGCTCCGCGAGTTAAGCGGGATCTCCCACGTATCGAGTATTCCCACCGGAGTCGACGTGGAGTATTTCTCCCGCAGCGGCCCGCCCGTCGACAGCACCAGCACTAAATTGGTCTTCGCCGGTTCCATGGACTGGATGCCGAACATCGACGGCATGGTGTGGTTCGTGCGCGAAGTATTGCCCTTAATCCGTCGCCGCTTCCCGCAGTGCACATTGACGATTGCAGGAAGGCGTCCAGCAGCGGCGATTCGCGCGCTCGCAGCCGAGCCCCTTGTTCAGGTCACGGGCACCGTGGAAGATATACGGCCGTATCTGTGGAATGCCGATGTTTCCATTGTGCCGCTCCGCATCGGAAGCGGTACGCGGCTGAAAGTCTACGAATCGATGGCAGCGGAGATTGCCGTCGTCTCAACCACGATCGGCGCCGAGGGATTGGCAGTCACTTCTCTTGAAGACATCCGACTCGCAGACACTCCGGAGGCGTTCGCCGGCGCCTGTGTGGAGTTGCTGGCGCATCCGGAATTGCGGGCCCGCCAGGCTGAAGCGGGTCTTCGCCTGGTACGCGAAAAGTTTTCGTGGGAGAAAGTGGCGGCTTGTTTTGAAGAGATTCTCGGCGGGCATGTCTCCGTCACAGGTGGATCGGCCCCGCCCCGTCACCGCGAGTAA
- a CDS encoding GtrA family protein, translating into MSPLMGLKKANMWGRVSDPSKPGKARQALSRWLKFNLVGGIGIAVQLLALTIYRSLLHLDYLMATAMAVETAVLHNFLWHERFTWTDRPALRWTHSLARLARFNATNGAVSIIGNLLLMRWLVGQLKFNAMASNVLAIGVCALVNFLLSDRLVFQREESGAPDGGVTLAR; encoded by the coding sequence ATGAGTCCGCTGATGGGGCTCAAAAAAGCAAACATGTGGGGACGGGTCTCTGACCCATCCAAGCCGGGCAAGGCCCGGCAGGCTCTATCCCGCTGGCTGAAATTCAATCTCGTAGGCGGAATCGGGATCGCCGTGCAACTTCTGGCGCTGACCATCTACCGGTCTCTTCTGCATCTGGACTACCTGATGGCTACAGCCATGGCGGTTGAAACCGCGGTCCTACACAATTTCCTATGGCACGAGCGCTTTACCTGGACAGACCGTCCGGCGCTGCGATGGACGCACTCGCTCGCCCGGCTGGCCCGTTTCAATGCTACGAACGGAGCGGTTTCGATCATCGGCAACCTGCTACTGATGCGCTGGCTAGTCGGGCAGCTCAAATTCAATGCCATGGCCTCCAACGTTCTGGCGATCGGAGTCTGCGCGCTGGTGAATTTTCTGCTTAGCGACCGCCTCGTGTTTCAGAGGGAAGAAAGTGGCGCTCCCGACGGAGGCGTTACACTGGCGCGGTGA